Genomic window (Ictalurus furcatus strain D&B chromosome 26, Billie_1.0, whole genome shotgun sequence):
ACCTAATTGGGAAATGGACTTAAATGGGATTACACGccacattgactacgtttacatacACATCAATGATATGATTTTAATTGGATTTTGGCAATATGCGAATCAGTACTCAGTCATGTAAATGCCACAATccgattgcccgattcagattaagacaatattcatAGTCCCCAAGTTCTGATTCCACACATGGAATATTCCTGATTTAATCGGAAacgtgttgcatgtaaacaccttattcagataATCCACTGAAATGAGATATACGCACATGCTCAGTCCGGTACTAACAggtgcttagctgtaggctaggtatttaggaatggcaactcaggcatacttacaacaagcacgtatacaggaatattctgatgcctgtacgcatataaacattgtaatcGGGATACGGCTGCAAtctgaatatagaccttaaacagaattcaacgtgcatgtaaacctattcaGTTTTAGCTTGCTGATGAGTAGCTGAGTTTATAGCGCTGAGTTTATTGGTCTATTTTGCCCCTAGTGGAGTAACAGAGACTAGCTCTTTTTAGAATCTTTTCTATTTCTGCAGAACTCATTTTATCAGCCTGGGAATTAAGATATGTTAATTAGATATAAGAAGATGATCCAAAGCGACAGAGAACCCTTATCTCTACTAGCATCAGTACAGCTAAATATCAGCAAACCAAGGATAAGAGTTTAACAAGTTGAAACCAGATCTAAAGCCGTACACGTGAGAGAAGACCTAGCTAATGTTTTGCTAGCTAGCGACCTAGCACTCTGCAAATTTAAAAATAGGTGATCCATATAGCTTGTGGTAACTACTTAAATTTAAATGATAACCAGCGTTCAAACATAAACTATACGTTGAGTGATCATGAGCTAGAGTAATGCTACATGCTTCACCTAGACTGTAATCAACGACATCAGCTAACTGGTGAGGTCACGTTCACATGGCCAAGTAAAAGGTATCCCCTGCTGACACAAAACAGAATAATTAACTAGCGAGATACTTGGAAAAGCTACAGAAacgaaatgatttttatttttttgataggAATTTGATTTAACGTATAAACGTGTCATGCAGTTACAGCTTTTACGCTAATTACCAACATGTAGTCATGtaaaaatggtaaaaatgtACCATGGTTGATGAAGATTTGGAAGTTTCATGTTTGGTCACTGCACAATCACCGAGGATCACATCCATTGCAGTTACTATAAATGTTCAGCAAATTTCCCGGGTCAGACGAATGTGACGCAAATTCAGGTAATTAGTAAACACCTCCTGAATTTATATGAGGTGTGTTAACGTTTGATGTTAACTGTGAAACTGCAAGGTGGTAAACCGTAAGGACTAGCTGAGCAAGGATAGCACATACAACCTGTCAATCATCTCACTTGTGCATGCACTGCAGTCGTGCTGCTAAAACCCACAAATCATACATCCCCTGTCACAGCATCCTCTAACATGTGACTGAAAAAGCCGGATACAGAGTTTACGTGAAACAGTCCCGGTTGCTTGCAGACACACAGAATCAACTTAAAACAGATGTGAAAGAAGTGTACTGACATCACAGGAACCAGTTCATAGGACTGAAAGTATAGCATGATGTCCCAAAAAGTCCCAAGTTTTCCTTCTAGTTATATGTTCACTGTAATTATTACAGATTAAGGCGATTCAATCAACATTTATCTTTGACTTTCATTTGCCCAGAGTGTGAAACAGTGACTCCACCCTTCTTAGGTCCCTTAAATATGTTCACATGTGACTGAGGACTAATTATAGTGTAATTACGCTGGGGGGGGTGTTAGGGGTCCTAACTCGTATAGTttttctgttccaaaaacacagAGTGAGTCATTTGCCGAGCCGGATTAGAACCGTTATCGGGCCTGTCCAGCCCGTATGTTTGAAACCCCTTGTACGAATGCTGTTTGATTTTCAAAACTCAGAAACAGAAGTGCTGTGTGTAGGAACTTTAATTTAGCAGAAGCAGAATTTCCACAGGATTTTCATACTCGCAAGTGAAACTCGCTTTTGCATAAAAACCCCAAGGCTTCTGCATCTgctctatttttaaaaaaaatatatatatagtttatctACAAACCATTTTGTAAGAAGTGCAAAACAGACAAAGttgatgaaaatgatgaaaaagttatatatatatatatatatatatatatatatatatatatatatatatatatatataatataggatatatataatataatataatatatatcatatatattatatcatatataatataatataatatatatatataatataggatatatataatataatataatatatatatataggatggGATCTGTGAGACAACATTAGACAATATTTACATCACATTCAGAAACATTAAAGGCATGTCTCACTAACGTACACAGTCTTGTCggtttaaataaacatcagatTCGCGTTGTACTAAGGGTATGAACATTTTTGCACTCAGCTGTACAGTATGCAATAccttgcatgcacacacacacacacacacacacatacacacagttagATAAAAGGTATGTTGTGTAACTAAAGGAACAGGTTGAGGTCGGACCCCTCTACACCTCACTTTGTTCCATTCCATCACTTtctcaaacaggaagtgtgatCATTTGTTGTAGTGCTTGTGGGCTCCCCGCAATTGTTCTTTGCACAACACCACTCCTCCATGCACTCTCTAAATCAGTTTCTTTCAAGTAAAATTACAAATTTTATATCACATTATCTATTCAAGCATATCCCCCGGAGTGAAGGGTGCTGATTGAGAGTCAGTATTCAGTATCGGATTAAGCGAATGCAACTGATTGGGAACTTTTCACAGAAATGGATGATGAATGCAGGCACAGATCTTCCTGCTGTCCATCACGCAGTCACGCACAGTGTGCACAACCACAGATATTGTCAACAGGAGTGcaggtttattttttacattgtggATATATTGCTTGTGAAGGGCAAGCAGTCAGTCAGGTGATGTGGGGAAAGTGGACCAAAAACCTCATCAATTTTCTACATGTACCAttccgagaaaaaaaaaacaaacaaacatcactgttaGGGCGTATACTACTTTGAAGTTAATACCTAGTGCACTGTAAAGATTCTAGGAAGGAAGAACATTGCAGTAATCTTGATACTGGACAGTCccatttcacattaaaaaaaaaagcccccccAAAAGGCAgagggtggcttagtggtttgtaCGTTTgtctcacgcctccagggtcgggggttcgattcccgccacggCTCTGTGTATGCGGAGTTTACATGTCCTTCCTGtgctctgggggtttcctccaccagtccaaagacatgcatggtaggctgcatgattgacatgtccaaattgtccatagtgtttgaatgggtgtgtgaatgtgtatatgattgtactcaaatggattggcaccctgtccagggtgtaccccatgctccctgggataagctccaggttccccatgaccctgtaggataagatggaaggatggacggatggaaaaGCCcccaaaaatcacaaaatacattttctcagaACAATCCAAAAGTGCATGAATGTTATAAGATTCATGCCCCATGGAGTTGGCTGtattaaggggggaaaaaaacataaaatcaaTATTAGTAAAGACAATTCCCTATACTTGCATACTACAGCTTTGTTTTTTACGACACTGTCTTTACTACATGTGATCTATTATATAGATAAGCCTGTAACGATATACTCATGTATCAAAGCATGTGAAGGTcactaataaatattaattaaacttAAACAGTGAACATTTTGGGAAACTGAAAGCTGCAGTAGGCTTGGAATGGGTGCTTTGTCTTTATTACAAACGGTTTTGGTTCTCGTGTTGCCAAATCTGTCAGAGATAATCCCACCAAGCGCATTCATTTCACACAGTATTTAGGTGTATTTCTGGAACAGCGAGATTTAATTTCAGTATATTTGGAAATCCATGTTTTTGGTTCACTTTTCTATGTGCCCGATGACAACCGGTCCAATTACAACACTGGTCTCAAGATGAAGACTGCTCTTGAGGTCACTGTAAGCTGATATTGGTCTTGACAATAAGTCTCAAAACTGAGGGGTGATCATTATGTGCTGGTTTTGCCTTGGGTTCTGGTTGGTATGGGTGTTGGTCAGTATGGGCCTGGGTCTTGTCTTGGTCTTGATTGGTGTGGAACTTGGTCTTGTCTTGATCTCAGTTGGTATGCATGTTAAACTTGTCTTGATCTTGGTTGgttcgggcttgggtcttttcaAATGCTCGGTTGGTATGGGCCTTGGTGTTGCCTTGGTTGGTATGGATCTTGGTCTTTTAATGGTCTTGGCTGATATGGGCCTAAGTCTTGGTTTGTTCTTGGTTAGTGTGGATCACATTCCCGTTTGGTATGGATCATGGTCTTAGTTGGTATGGATCCCGGTCCCAGTTGGTATGGATCACAGTCACAGCTGGTTTAATCTTAGTCATCACTGACAACTTAGCCCTCATTCCACACTGAGCATATTGTCACAAGCAATATATCCAACGTGTGAATAGGCCTATGCTACCAATAGTCCTATAGCAAATCACTTAAGTAAAGTTCTGAGCCCAGATAGTCTTTAACAGTTAGGGAATTAAACCCAAAACTGACCTCTGTTCAGTTCTCTGTAGCATTAGGAATTAGAGTTACGTGACTTTAATGGCAGCATATTCCGACGCCTCAATCTGTACATGAACAACTCTAACAGGTCTCTGTGGAGCACTCTCATGATTTAGAGTGGCGTATATCAACGGATTGTCTTCTTCCTCCATTTCCACGGTGTTACGGTCATGGCATTGTCTCGGTGATCCGCGACTGACCGGATGTCTTCCTGCTGATGATCGGTCTCTTAGAGATGTCACTCTGACAGGAGGGACGTCATAGACACAGGATGGTGGTGTGCTGACTTGGGCAGGAAGAGTTTGGGCATTGCTACATGGAGACTGTCTGGGATATACGGGTGGAGCAAGATCAGACACTGGGGTTGCTGTGGACTGTAGATTGGATTAGAACATTAGACATTTGCATTGTTAATCAGTAATCTAGTTAAGTAAGAAAGATGCATACTGTACCTGATTCTcatgtattttttctttaatgaattttttCTGTCCTGTTAAAATTGAACAGAAATGCATGTCACTGAAACTCTTGCACATGTCCAGTACAGAGCACTACTGGGTATTATTTTGCGTATGTAGaataagaggggaaaaaatccaCACACCTCGACACCGGATGACAGTTACACATACAACAACTACTATGAGGAGCAGCACTCCAATCCCACTGCAGATGTACACGTAGGACTGCAGCCATTCTTTATTTTCACCATTCGGATTTGAACtgtctgaaacaaacaaaaaaacgtattATATAAAGGCATTTCATCATCAAGTACTTCATGACTGTTGCAGTCAACGAGCAGATCTTTGCTGGTTGTAAATCACTCatgcaaattaaataaaattcacgCCTAAATATGACCGCACTGGTCAAAAACACGACACAGTGTTACTCTTATGAGTTTGTTCGTGATATTAACTGTAAAAACAACAGTCCTTACTTGTTGTATTGTTTTCTTGGGTTACAACTTTGTAGTCAGTGGTACAATCTGGAACATCATCTGAAAGAATGGTATTATTTGTAAATCTGTACTGCCAGTCAAAAGTCAAAATCTGAAGAAATGGGTTCAAACGGGTTAAATACTCTAGAATTCGAAATGaattacataataaatacatatacatatgaacCGAGAAATGTTTGTGAGGTTTATTCGACGGCAACAAATTCATAGAGAAAGATCTATCAGATAAAGGCAGATGTGGGTCAGTCAAATTACTCACTCGTAGCACATGACATACATTTGTGTAATCAGAGTTGATGCTAACTAATATATAACGTCTAGTATAAAATGTAGGGCAAATTTCAGCTTACTTACAgattttctttatattatttattgccAGTAGTgggtaaatacattttaaaaagtgtgtgtgcgtgtgtgttctaAAGCATTTGAACACATATTTGAatgaatatattgtatatacgaGTATGATGTCGTTACCTGTCACAGTGACATTGATAGCATGGCTGACAGTAGGTGTAGGTGATTTGATCTCACATCTGTAAAGTCCATCGTCCTGCATGGATATGTTTTGGAATATCAGGAACCACATTCCTTTACTCTCATTAATATTTCTCTGTTCGGTTGTGATGTGATCAGAGTGTTTCAGAGATCTGCATTCACTCTTATGTTCAATTCTGCACCATGAGACATCAACATTCTTCCAACAGTGTGATTCAGTGACGACCGTGCAGTTGATCTTCAGGGAAGTCATTGCACGAACTTTCCACGCTGTGTTCCGCGGCACCATGATAGATGGGAAACAGTCCGGATCATTTTCTAAAAAACACAATCAAAAAGACTGACTCGAATATGGGAAATGCCAAAGTACACAATTCTTCACAATTATGCAAGATAGTTAGGCTACTTCACTTTTTCACAGGGTTCTTCCTAGAAACATTAAAGTTTCCCACAGAGAGACAACCAAAGGATCCTTAAGTTCTcaatttaacacttttttttttctctaaatgtGGTCTGGACAGACGTGAACTGAAAGATGATTAACAATGCAACCAAACTgtgaatcatcatcatcttacCCCCTACACAAAAAAATCAGTGGAAATTAACTTTCTACTATTTTCTCAAACATTACGCATTTTTGTGAAATATCTTTCAGTGGGTGTGCATTTTTCACTGTAGGTGGGTGATGGGATGAAGGTGAGCCCCCCACCTCCTCCATCTTGAGCTGAAGGGGCACATCCTGTTTACAAGACCTTGCTTTAGTGCAAAATAACATTAGAAAGGGGGAAAGGTTTCAGAACTTGAAATgtagttggtttttttttaggggaACAGGAAGAGGTTTTATATTAGCATAAATACAAGGGCTAAAAAAGGCTCATGATTAAGcgtgtcactttttttttttttttgtatatatagttatatgtCATTTGTTTCAGTGGGGAATAAGACACAACAAGCTACGCTGTTCTAGTTCAAGTAGCATTTTAACACAATCTTGTCAGCAAGGCACATTTCACTACCGACTTAAAATCCATCCCAGCCCATGTTTTTGTCGTAATTATTTTGCTAAATtactatatatattaaaaaaaaaaaaaaaaaaaaaacgacaccATAAGAGCATAGTTCAGACTGTTCAGCAGCAGGTGTGATCAAACTATGATACAGGTCAGACTTAGGGACATTCTGGCGGAACAAGCTGAATGCATTTGTCAGTATTTTCTATGtacattttctaaataaattaaCGTATACACGATTCTATTATTTAAAGAAGcctttaaatacatatttaaaatagGTCATTGCATTGCTGTTATTTAGTAGAGAACATGCAGAgggcattttatatatatatatagactgcGAAAACATCATTAAAGAGCGCAAGAAAAACCACCAAGACAAAGAAAACATGACAGTTTACAACATGAATTTACATCAGTCCAGTTGCAGAAAATTTATAACATACGTCATTGTTTGTATTGTCTCGAGACAGTTTCTATTGCAAAAGTTGATCATATCTAACCTTATCGTGTTgtatcttattttatcttatctaATCTTATCTTCAGCCCTTTTGTGccaaatatatgtatatatatatatatatatatatatatatatatatatatatatatgaatatatatatatatgaatatatgtatgtacgGAACATATGGAGGGCTCTGGCTCTGTGGCCCATTGTTCTCCATAAAAACAAGGCAGACTTTTACACAActaaactgtaaatgtaaagaatCAACTTGTTTCGTTCAGGATGTTCACGCTAACTATCCACACAGATGTATGGCAAGTTTACACATTTCAAAGTCGGAAAAACACTTTCATCTTGCActttaaaccaaaacaaacaacataaacCACCACAACAGGAGGAAATCTCATTCTCAGAGAAACATAGAGAGGTGAGCGTATAATTACTCACAGATGAAGGCAATCCATTTTAGACCAGAGTCTCATTTTGTGCCCACAATTAAAGCTGTGGATTTTCATACTTCGTTAATTACTGTGCTTCTAATCCAGTGAAAGCTTGGTAAGGTAATTCGCCAAGTGAGCGATgacactgatattcagtatgaTGTAAATAAAGAGTAAATGATAAGATGATGAAATGTTAGGATGCTGACTTACCGGTTGTATTACTGGTGATTAGGGGTGAGAGCCACAGGTGGA
Coding sequences:
- the LOC128602351 gene encoding uncharacterized protein LOC128602351 isoform X2, whose amino-acid sequence is MVPRNTAWKVRAMTSLKINCTVVTESHCWKNVDVSWCRIEHKSECRSLKHSDHITTEQRNINESKGMWFLIFQNISMQDDGLYRCEIKSPTPTVSHAINVTVTDDVPDCTTDYKVVTQENNTTNSSNPNGENKEWLQSYVYICSGIGVLLLIVVVVCVTVIRCRGQKKFIKEKIHENQSTATPVSDLAPPVYPRQSPCSNAQTLPAQVSTPPSCVYDVPPVRVTSLRDRSSAGRHPVSRGSPRQCHDRNTVEMEEEDNPLIYATLNHESAPQRPVRVVHVQIEASEYAAIKVT
- the LOC128602351 gene encoding uncharacterized protein LOC128602351 isoform X1, with the translated sequence MQTDETRANIVQVSTTRHRFFMACCVSQIFCILIIHLWLSPLITSNTTENDPDCFPSIMVPRNTAWKVRAMTSLKINCTVVTESHCWKNVDVSWCRIEHKSECRSLKHSDHITTEQRNINESKGMWFLIFQNISMQDDGLYRCEIKSPTPTVSHAINVTVTDDVPDCTTDYKVVTQENNTTNSSNPNGENKEWLQSYVYICSGIGVLLLIVVVVCVTVIRCRGQKKFIKEKIHENQSTATPVSDLAPPVYPRQSPCSNAQTLPAQVSTPPSCVYDVPPVRVTSLRDRSSAGRHPVSRGSPRQCHDRNTVEMEEEDNPLIYATLNHESAPQRPVRVVHVQIEASEYAAIKVT